A window from Citrus sinensis cultivar Valencia sweet orange chromosome 3, DVS_A1.0, whole genome shotgun sequence encodes these proteins:
- the LOC102607181 gene encoding uncharacterized protein LOC102607181 yields the protein MADSEHSFAKTRLPGELNSSAELKGRKSVGQVKSFTHFLGKFLFFALFLIAIPLFPSQAPDFINQTVLTKFWELVHLLFVGLAVSYGLFCRRNDDGDIETHSNNTDDSYSYVSRVLHVSSLFDNGFDNSYGFNEKYAYQTGCSDSGSSVIGDQSKVRSLNPEVWFQNPSGCGENNVSQAWNYSQYVQSESMVVVNQENCAVNEYGESELMMDHKPLGLPVRSLRSGVRNQDFSEINNGTESSSVSTSSSISPKESIENTFGEVSPLNLENKCNEGESAALSSPIPWRSISGRMEMRENVGIASHPSHFRPHSVDETQFESLKSQSFWSTENFSSQISSMSDSPNRLSPSHAVSSELENQEMEDLGEEQSYRNSYPPANMPTNGKASLNAFHIRRYTSGSLFEKNVQKSFEDNSKNRDESQRKDQLDNQEWRSGSLKWNGSLDKASSRGKSVRTFRSRRYEPEAAKRGEKSGNCISNDVGKPKEEIEAVCKGKSEMANGGLDNLSASAKKQDVDYHFPMPKPTHSQFQKRKNKEHSQRVAVESKEISESKAENYEVKSDEGSMTNSGNDAEPDPMTNSGNDAEPDPNEVDKKAGEFIARFREQIRLQKMASISKSRGHKHHHFR from the coding sequence atGGCAGATTCCGAACACTCGTTCGCCAAAACCCGTTTGCCTGGGGAGCTAAATTCATCTGCTGAACTAAAAGGCAGGAAATCAGTTGGGCAAGTTAAGTCCTTTACTCACTTTTTGGgtaagtttcttttctttgcccTGTTTCTAATTGCTATTCCACTTTTCCCTTCACAAGCTCCTGATTTCATCAATCAAACTGTACTCACCAAGTTTTGGGAGCTTGTTCATCTTTTATTCGTTGGCCTTGCTGTGTCCTATGGCTTATTTTGTCGTCGAAATGATGATGGCGACATTGAAACTCATTCTAATAACACCGATGATTCGTACTCATACGTGTCTAGAGTGCTTCATGTTTCTTCTCTCTTTGATAATGGGTTTGATAATTCGTAtggatttaatgaaaaatatgctTACCAAACTGGGTGTTCTGATAGTGGAAGCTCTGTGATTGGTGACCAGAGCAAAGTCAGATCTTTGAATCCTGAAGTTTGGTTTCAAAACCCCAGTGGGTGTGGTGAGAATAATGTGAGTCAAGCATGGAATTATTCACAGTATGTTCAGTCTGAATCAATGGTTGTAGTGAATCAAGAAAATTGTGCTGTCAATGAATATGGTGAATCTGAGTTGATGATGGATCACAAACCTTTGGGTTTACCTGTTAGGAGTCTGAGATCGGGAGTAAGAAACCAAGATTTTtctgaaattaataatgggACTGAGTCTAGTTCAGTTTCGACTTCTTCGTCAATTAGTCCTAAGGAGAGCATCGAGAACACATTTGGTGAAGTGAGTCCTTTGAACTTGGAGAACAAGTGCAATGAAGGTGAAAGTGCTGCATTATCTTCGCCAATTCCATGGCGTTCGATATCTGGCAGAATGGAAATGAGAGAAAATGTGGGTATTGCTTCTCATCCTTCTCATTTTAGGCCTCACTCGGTTGATGAAACTCAGTTTGAATCACTGAAATCGCAGTCCTTTTGGTCcactgaaaatttttcttccCAAATCAGTTCAATGTCTGATTCACCAAATAGGCTTTCTCCCTCCCATGCTGTTAGTTCAGAGTTAGAAAACCAGGAAATGGAAGACTTGGGAGAAGAACAGAGTTATCGGAATTCTTATCCTCCAGCTAATATGCCTACAAATGGTAAAGCTTCACTAAATGCATTCCATATTAGACGTTATACTAGTGGCTCTTTGTTTGAGAAGAATGTACAGAAAAGCTTTGAAGATAACTCGAAGAATAGGGATGAGAGCCAAAGAAAGGATCAATTGGATAATCAAGAGTGGAGATCAGGTTCTTTGAAATGGAATGGAAGTTTGGACAAAGCTTCATCAAGGGGTAAATCCGTTAGGACTTTTAGATCTCGCAGATATGAACCTGAGGCAGCGAAAAGGGGAGAGAAATCTGGGAATTGTATTAGCAATGATGTTGGGAAGCCAAAGGAAGAAATTGAGGCAGTGTGCAAAGGAAAAAGTGAAATGGCAAATGGAGGCCTTGATAATCTATCAGCTAGTGCCAAAAAACAGGATGTTGATTATCACTTTCCTATGCCAAAGCCAACACATTCTCAGTTTCAGAAGAGGAAGAATAAAGAACATAGTCAGAGGGTTGCTGTAGAATCTAAAGAAATATCAGAGAGTAAGGCTGAAAATTATGAAGTCAAGTCTGATGAAGGGTCTATGACTAACAGTGGAAATGATGCTGAACCTGATCCGATGACTAACAGTGGAAATGATGCTGAACCTGATCCTAATGAGGTTGATAAGAAAGCAGGAGAATTCATAGCCAGATTTAGAGAGCAGATCAGGCTTCAGAAAATGGCATCAATCAGCAAATCCAGAGGGCATAAGCATCACCATTTTAGATGA
- the LOC102606672 gene encoding phosphatidylglycerophosphate phosphatase PTPMT2 isoform X1 produces MYIEEVKSWEDQDHDQLNGDLSCTKDVVVSDAKRILVGAGARVLFYPTLLYNVVRNKIQSEFRWWDRVDQFIILGAVPFPADVLRLKELGVSGVVTLNESYETLVPTSLYHDHNIDHLVIPTRDYLFAPSFADICQAVDFIHENASLGKTTYVHCKAGRGRSTTIVLCYLFSLQVEHRQMAPEAAYEYVRSIRPRVLLASSQWQAVQDYYLQKVKKIGNSDCITLRTSLPFPVDQDSESFDDGSVVVVTETDLDGYDASYDSGVAGNHRLAELSLACKVQFASQSAIARLSCLWPRWQEDHKTSRQKLRNSVGNDQLGSLSVDIWVY; encoded by the exons ATGTATATTGAGGAAGTGAAAAGCTGGGAAGATCAAGATCACGATCAACTAAACGGTGATCTTTCTTGTACTAAAGACGTTGTCGTTTCGGATGCTAAACGCATTTTGGTTGGAGCGGGAGCTCGCGTTCTTTTTTACCCGACTCTGTTGTATAATGTTGTCCgaaacaaaattcaatctGAATTTCGATGGTGGGATCGAGTCGACCAG tttattattttaggtgCTGTTCCATTTCCCGCTGATGTTCTGCGCTTGAAGGAACTTGGTGTTTCTGGAGTGGTGACATTAAACGAATCATATGAAACATTGGTCCCAACATCGCTATATCAT GATCACAACATTGATCATCTGGTGATTCCGACAAGAGACTATCTTTTTGCTCCTTCATTTGCTGACATATGCCAAGCTGTAGATTTTATACATG AAAATGCATCTCTCGGGAAGACAACATATGTTCACTGCAAAGCAGGTCGAGGGCGTAGCACAACCATTGTTCTCTGCTACCTG TTTTCATTACAGGTGGAGCACAGACAAATGGCTCCTGAAGCTGCATACGAGTATGTGAGATCTATCAGGCCGAGGGTACTTTTGGCCTCTTCCCAGTGGCAG GCTGTTCAAGACTACTATCTTCAAAAGGTGAAGAAAATTGGAAACTCTGACTGCATTACATTAAGGACATCTCTACCTTTCCCTGTGGATCAGGACTCAGAATCCTTTGACGACGGCTCTGTAGTGGTTGTAACCGAAACGGACCTTGATGGATATGATGCTAGCTATGACTCAGGTGTAGCAGGGAATCATAGGTTGGCAGAATTGAGCTTGGCTTGCAAGGTTCAGTTTGCTAGTCAATCAGCTATCGCTAGACTATCATGTCTCTGGCCTCGGTGGCAGGAGGACCATAAAACGTCAAGACAGAAGCTCAGAAACTCAGTGGGGAATGATCAATTAGGGAGTCTTAGTGTTGACATCTGGGTTTATTGA
- the LOC102606672 gene encoding phosphatidylglycerophosphate phosphatase PTPMT2 isoform X2, producing MYIEEVKSWEDQDHDQLNGDLSCTKDVVVSDAKRILVGAGARVLFYPTLLYNVVRNKIQSEFRWWDRVDQFIILGAVPFPADVLRLKELGVSGVVTLNESYETLVPTSLYHDHNIDHLVIPTRDYLFAPSFADICQAVDFIHENASLGKTTYVHCKAGRGRSTTIVLCYLVEHRQMAPEAAYEYVRSIRPRVLLASSQWQAVQDYYLQKVKKIGNSDCITLRTSLPFPVDQDSESFDDGSVVVVTETDLDGYDASYDSGVAGNHRLAELSLACKVQFASQSAIARLSCLWPRWQEDHKTSRQKLRNSVGNDQLGSLSVDIWVY from the exons ATGTATATTGAGGAAGTGAAAAGCTGGGAAGATCAAGATCACGATCAACTAAACGGTGATCTTTCTTGTACTAAAGACGTTGTCGTTTCGGATGCTAAACGCATTTTGGTTGGAGCGGGAGCTCGCGTTCTTTTTTACCCGACTCTGTTGTATAATGTTGTCCgaaacaaaattcaatctGAATTTCGATGGTGGGATCGAGTCGACCAG tttattattttaggtgCTGTTCCATTTCCCGCTGATGTTCTGCGCTTGAAGGAACTTGGTGTTTCTGGAGTGGTGACATTAAACGAATCATATGAAACATTGGTCCCAACATCGCTATATCAT GATCACAACATTGATCATCTGGTGATTCCGACAAGAGACTATCTTTTTGCTCCTTCATTTGCTGACATATGCCAAGCTGTAGATTTTATACATG AAAATGCATCTCTCGGGAAGACAACATATGTTCACTGCAAAGCAGGTCGAGGGCGTAGCACAACCATTGTTCTCTGCTACCTG GTGGAGCACAGACAAATGGCTCCTGAAGCTGCATACGAGTATGTGAGATCTATCAGGCCGAGGGTACTTTTGGCCTCTTCCCAGTGGCAG GCTGTTCAAGACTACTATCTTCAAAAGGTGAAGAAAATTGGAAACTCTGACTGCATTACATTAAGGACATCTCTACCTTTCCCTGTGGATCAGGACTCAGAATCCTTTGACGACGGCTCTGTAGTGGTTGTAACCGAAACGGACCTTGATGGATATGATGCTAGCTATGACTCAGGTGTAGCAGGGAATCATAGGTTGGCAGAATTGAGCTTGGCTTGCAAGGTTCAGTTTGCTAGTCAATCAGCTATCGCTAGACTATCATGTCTCTGGCCTCGGTGGCAGGAGGACCATAAAACGTCAAGACAGAAGCTCAGAAACTCAGTGGGGAATGATCAATTAGGGAGTCTTAGTGTTGACATCTGGGTTTATTGA
- the LOC102631276 gene encoding peptidyl-prolyl cis-trans isomerase FKBP20-2, chloroplastic isoform X1: protein MQMILSSSSSSLPIPSFPCKCFSTFHALRTFFPQKKHIVRCSSSHNLKDNGFHCKVKLKRRVVPFLLFSSGLFPTLSASGKTKSKNPYDEKRLLEQNKRMQKENSAPEGFPNFIREGFEVKVVTSENYTKRDSGLIYRDFEVGKGDCPKDGQQVIFHYIGYNESGRRIDSTYLQGSPARIRMGTNALVPGFEEGIRDMRPGGKRRIIIPPELGPPVGPSTFFSAKQFEVFDVELLSVQDCQRRTIGFYSDVVCN from the exons ATGCAGATGATTTTGTcgtcatcttcttcttctctacCTATCCCTTCGTTTCCTT GTAAATGCTTTTCGACATTTCACGCTTTACGAACTTTCTTTCCTCAAAAGAAGCATATAGTGCGTTGCAGCTCAAGTCACAACTTGAAAGATAATGG ATTCCATTGCAAGGTAAAATTGAAGCGGAGGGTTGTCCCTTTCCTTTTGTTCTCATCTGGCTTGTTCCCAACTTTATCTGCTTCTGGAAAGACGAAGAGTAAGAACCCGTATGATGAAAAACGCTTGTTAGAACAAAACAAACGGATGCAGAAAGAAAATAGTGCGCCAGAAggttttccaaattttattagAGAAG GTTTTGAAGTTAAGGTAGTAACATCAGAGAATTACACAAAGCGTGACTCGGGGCTTATATACCGGGATTTTGAAGTTGGTAAAGGTGATTGCCCAAAGGATGGTCAGCag GTAATTTTCCACTATATTGGCTATAATGAGTCGGGCAGACGGATTGACAGCACCTACTTACAGGGTTCTCCTGCCAGAATTCGTATGGGCACTAATGCATTAGTTCCAG GATTTGAGGAAGGAATTCGAGACATGAGACCAGGAGGAAAAAGGAGGATAATCATTCCTCCAGAACTTGGACCACCA GTAGGGCCTTCTACATTTTTCAGCGCAAAACAGTTTGAAGTGTTCGATGTGGAGCTGCTAAGCGTTCAGGATTGTCAAAGGAGGACCATTGGCTTTTACTCTGATGTCGTGTGTAATTGA
- the LOC102631276 gene encoding peptidyl-prolyl cis-trans isomerase FKBP20-2, chloroplastic isoform X2 — MQMILSSSSSSLPIPSFPCKCFSTFHALRTFFPQKKHIVRCSSSHNLKDNGFHCKVKLKRRVVPFLLFSSGLFPTLSASGKTKSKNPYDEKRLLEQNKRMQKENSAPEGFPNFIREGFEVKVVTSENYTKRDSGLIYRDFEVGKGDCPKDGQQVIFHYIGYNESGRRIDSTYLQGSPARIRMGTNALVPGFEEGIRDMRPGGKRRIIIPPELGPPVSN, encoded by the exons ATGCAGATGATTTTGTcgtcatcttcttcttctctacCTATCCCTTCGTTTCCTT GTAAATGCTTTTCGACATTTCACGCTTTACGAACTTTCTTTCCTCAAAAGAAGCATATAGTGCGTTGCAGCTCAAGTCACAACTTGAAAGATAATGG ATTCCATTGCAAGGTAAAATTGAAGCGGAGGGTTGTCCCTTTCCTTTTGTTCTCATCTGGCTTGTTCCCAACTTTATCTGCTTCTGGAAAGACGAAGAGTAAGAACCCGTATGATGAAAAACGCTTGTTAGAACAAAACAAACGGATGCAGAAAGAAAATAGTGCGCCAGAAggttttccaaattttattagAGAAG GTTTTGAAGTTAAGGTAGTAACATCAGAGAATTACACAAAGCGTGACTCGGGGCTTATATACCGGGATTTTGAAGTTGGTAAAGGTGATTGCCCAAAGGATGGTCAGCag GTAATTTTCCACTATATTGGCTATAATGAGTCGGGCAGACGGATTGACAGCACCTACTTACAGGGTTCTCCTGCCAGAATTCGTATGGGCACTAATGCATTAGTTCCAG GATTTGAGGAAGGAATTCGAGACATGAGACCAGGAGGAAAAAGGAGGATAATCATTCCTCCAGAACTTGGACCACCAGTCAGTAACTGA